The sequence acataaaaattattatccaaGCCCGGCCAGAAAAATACGGGCCTAGGCAGGCCGGGCGGGTACCCAGACCCATGGACAGGTCTAGCTGCTAGTGCTTTGGACGTTTCTTGGTGGTATATGGTATTTGCCCTGTTTTTTTTATGTTCGGATGTGCTGTCCTTTTAACTTGGACTGGTTTCTCAATGCAAGCCTTTTCTGGGTTATGGGACTTTGTTAAACGTTCTGCTGCTTCAGGTGTCATGCTATGGTattattctttctctctttgtctaaattacttcaatattcttcaattaaataaataaaaaccaaCAAGCCAGCTTTTCTCTTTGTCTAAATTACTTCAATAttcttcaattaaataaataaaaaccaaCAAGCCAGCTCGGTTTTTGTTTGGTTTGGTTTCAGCTTGGAGAATTGGTATTATAGAATACTGATGTTGATGACTGGATTCGTGTAGAGGTTGACAGATTTTTTATCAAAGAGAAGTTGGATGAGAATATCATAGAATTGCCTAAAGTATGTTCTGAAGATCAGTTGGCTGATATCCTTACCAAAGCAGTCTCGAGTCACATGTTCTTTAAATGTCTAGGCAAGTTGAGCATGTATGATATTTATGCACCAACTTGAGGAGGAGTGTtgagattttgagttgttagAGTTGTTAGAATATGAtaagtatttatcttttaaatttaggatatgataagtatttatcttttaaatatagaGTCTAGCTATTAAGAGTttgttatttagtttctatcAAAGTCTTacatataagtataaatataaggCTGATGTATCTCTTTTTGATATCAGAATACCATAATGAAAACATAATTCTTAGGTTATTTCTTTCAAGTCAATCAACTATAGTTGGAATAATTTTCTGCATAGTTATTTTTCTACTACGTGAAAAAATTGCATTAATATTCACATCTAGCTGTGATGTTAATGAAGAGGTAAATAAGCTCTCCATCTTCCTTGGAGTTTCTATCCTCCTCAACAGTGTTCAACCAGTTCTATCAAGTGCATCTTTGGTCTACAAATACACCtgtaattgaaaaaagaataacaatTAAACAACTTGTAAGACCCATATTCTTGTTCATGACAGGAGTGGCAGTAGGATTAGGCAAGCACATATTGCCTATGTCAATCTTGGGTGTTACTATATTATTGGCCTACCACTTGGGATTATGATGGATTGGGTCTTGAAGTTGGGTGTCGAGGCAAGTATCATTAACtcttttatatagtttttgtCCTTTTCCAAGAAATGGGCAAGTACGTAGTCCATTCtctgatttttaatttttcttattttcagtcTAGAGAATTATTATTAGACATTTCTCACCATGAACTAAGAACTCCATTCTCTGTTTATGTTAACTATATCCGTCCGAGTCTTGTCTACCATGCATTATGTGTAGGCAAACAGTGATACTAATGGCTTCTAACCCGGACTTTACGTACTTATGTTGGATCCATATGGCTTCTAAAAAGCAAGAGTGTTTGGTTCTTAATTTAGGGCATCTGGGGTGGAATGATAGTTGGTGGAACTTTTCTTCAAACGGAGATATTAGCcattataacaataaaatcaGACTGGGAAAAAGAGGTAAGCAAGGATCAAAATTATagtgattataaataaacaagttCAAATCAAATTCTACTTGTCCTTTTAATTTTGAGCTTAACTAATACCAAATTCGTGGATTTTGTAGGCTGAAAAAGCTCGTGCTCGTGTTGCTAAACGGTCATGTCCACACCCAGATAATCAATCAGAGGACAAAAATTGACAGCAGCAATAATTTCATGAAATAATAAACATCGACAACAATTTTCTTGGAATTTTGTCAACATGCATACGTCATATCTTTTGGTAGAATCTTGGTCTGTGCTTGTTGCGTGAATGATTCTATCGGTATTGATAACTTCAGTATGCTCTTGCTTGCATATCATGAGAAAATGAACGTTCAGgcttcataattttatttcatccAAATTGACCATAAATTCGTTATATAGATATAGACTTCAACAATTAGTAAAGGATTTTTCGTTCTCAATTGTTTTAAAGGAAAACCAAATTGCTTGGGGAGAAtgatatatatagatttagcAATGGGATTTCAATATGATTATACATTAtgcttatttaaattatagtcttgtgaatataattaaaacaaaaatatgacGGAGTTTCTAGTCAAGTGGAAGGGAGAAGACTAAGCTAAGTAAGGGTGAGCTCTTACTTAGAGAGAGTGAACTCGCAGCACactttatatatatcacaACCCAACCTTGTGCTCACTAGGCTGGCAGGAAGGCAAGATGAATCTATCAAGCAAGTCAATACTCTATCTATACCAATTGATTATGAACTTCAGTCTCAGTAAATACATATGTTTGATTGGACGATGAGGGATGCGAAGGAGAAAAGGCTTATGATGTGATTAAGGACCTTCCATTTAGATTTACATAATAtcactttatttatatatcacaATTATTTCCAGGTGACATAATTAtacttaatttatatttataaattagtatCTAAAATGtcacatatataataaaaaaaattacagaatacgactatatttatatgatcaagtttatatttcatataaaaattatcgacatatatttagaaattttataaaattcagtttatatatatacaattagttttctcatatttaatatttaacgAATTAATAATTCTACTAATTAATACATTTTGAGGAATCAACTCCGTTTTTATTAGATAActaataattctattatttaatagttaataaaatttagagaaaGTTTCtgtaattataagttattagAGAAATTATCTagaagtaaaatattaaaatacagaATATATGATCTATCCTTAGTGTTTTGGGTAAATTTGGAATTTTATGCTTGAAATGTGAAAATATGAGATAATGTTCAAACTATGTTAAAAGTGTAGGAGGACAAGAATAATATTTAGCAATATTATTCATGTTATCACGGGCATGAAGTGATTAAattgtttttaataattaataatgagtttgaccgattaaaaaataattaaataaaaaaaatcaaaaatgtattcatatttaattttttttttaaatcataaattacAATGAGAgattaatttgttttaaatctcatattaatttacaatttttgttcttcataaatttaataaattagtaattttagtatttaataattttttaatctggtaaatattatatatagctACAATTAGATCATTTGCCTACACCCAAAAGAAATGGCAGTTGGATCAGAATGGCAATCCATTGGATGGGCTTCGGCGTCAATGTAAAGTTGATTTAGACCATTTTTCTAGTCTGTTCTTAGAATCAACAGccaaaattcatttatttttttggagtggaaaactgaaaaaattaatgataatatgTTTAAGGTAAAGGCTCTTAGGAAAATGATAATGACTAATCCAGCCTCTTACCTTAAAAACTGATAAGATTTATGaaataacaacaataattATGTTATATGTTGAAAAAGGGAATTATAATGTAAAATTTTACTACTTTTATATGGTCATAATAGAGGTATTCTAATACTTCAAAGATGGCATCAGTAAGGGCATGGGACCAACATACACTTTACAACTCATACTACAATCATTCTATTAAAcaaactagcattttaatctctcatattttaaataagagTATGGTTTATTCCCCTATTCATTAACCATTTAAAGACTAagaagttattattttataaaaattagggaTGAAAATGTTATTTAAAGCGAAAGCACAGAGACTGAAATATAGATTTTTGTAACAGAGTGATTAAAGTGCACTAAAAGTGAAAAAcgaaaagtaaaatataatctttattcaattttcaaacaaaagaaacacaAGTATAATTAAAGTCATAAGTTGGGAGAATTAGTCAGAATTAGCACCTTTACATAATTGCACAAACGGCTAAGAAAACCTGGTCCAATGACCACCATCCACCACGGCAAACCCTTCTTCTCCAAACCGAGTCCACCGGCTTGAATCGTTCGTGCCGTCCATTTTCAGCAACTTTATCTCTCCCTTTTCCTTAATCATTTCTTCTGTCTTCATCTTTATCTCACATACCAACtcccataatgcatcattccTATTCCTATTTACAAACAACAAACATAATCTTTCTTTGAAACTCTCGAATCTTTTCAAGTAACCCAGAATCTGAGTCAACTCACTGTAACTCGACCTTGGAATTCTTTCCCCGAGTTCCTTGACTCGGAAAATGATTTCATGTTGAACTGACCTATAATCATCAGAAGCCAATCTAACTAtctcataaatcaaattgttccTTTGAAGATGCAAAGATTCGGGTACCTGACTGATTACTTCAACAAAATCTAGTAGAACGTGTATTTCTGATAATAAATCCCTGCTCAATAATGTCgaaactttcttttctttgtctttgttGTTTACAGTAGACAAACAAGGACTTCCAAGAAATCTTGAAACAGCTAAAAGTTGCTCTACAATAGCTGCATACCATCTAACCCAAGAAGACAAGTCCCACCTTTCAGAATCTAATTCATCGCGAAACATTGATAGGTTAAGAAAAtttcttcctccaaaagaagGGTAAATAGAGAGCTGATCTTTGAGAATAAAAGAGCcttttgtaataataatatgcatTATAAAGAGGCACTTTAGGGCAACGAAAGCATTCTTTGTGCTGTGCAGTCTATCCATAAGAGCTTCAATGCATGTAGATGCAGCATCATGGCTAGTGATGTGTCTGAGGGATAAGACAGCGGCGATGCGGTGATCGGACGGCGGTGCGGAGGAGTCGTGTGTGGTGGCACGGAGGACGGCGATGTGTATTCTGGAGTGGCGTTTAGTTGATAGGGTTGTTTTAATCAGAGAAGTcttgtccttgagaaaggaaatGAGAATTCTTAGTTTCTTGGTTTGGCCCATAAGGATTTGTTGAAGAGATGAAGAGAAAAatgcataataaataaattttcaagttACTTATGTATGGTTGGATAAGGTAATACTATTAGACACacacaaaatatttatatgataatcATGGCGGCTGCCACGCTAATTGTTTTACCATTTCTTActctgatttttttattttatttttccaaatgtCATGCAACAGAAATTTGCTAGAAATTGTTTGCCGGAAGATGTCTCTATTTTAAAAGTCTTCGTTGTTAAGGATTCGgtgttaaaataaaacaaagatttttttttttcttttttattataaattagagaatgaaattttaaattctgaatttatttaaatcgAGGAATTTATTCTAATATCAGACTAACCTTTTAAAGACgcgtaaaaataataaatttgagtttTCAAACCAAATTCTATCTGTGACTTTTATAAGCTCGAAAAAGAtgctttataaataaaagctcTTGAGAGAGGATAATGATACTGCCACTAGGCCAAGTGATAACACCTCTCGGAAGAAGGGGTCTTCGCTTTGTTTCCAAATTTTAACGGTCGGATCTTCAATGTGGGGAAGGCtattgtttttaaattaatataaaagtgattattatactattatttttatattttagtatttaataattgacattcatcatttaaaatacatattaattgTTCACcggtttaataaataaataatttagaaacATTTAACTAAAGTCTAATTCGatgtaataaattaactaatctTTCTGTTAAGACCGGTCCAAAGGAGTCCAAATACGGGGCTTAAATTAATGGACTATAAAAGGAGAAATGCCTAGCCCAAACCCACATCAGTTATAT is a genomic window of Ricinus communis isolate WT05 ecotype wild-type chromosome 2, ASM1957865v1, whole genome shotgun sequence containing:
- the LOC8281713 gene encoding putative clathrin assembly protein At4g40080, yielding MGQTKKLRILISFLKDKTSLIKTTLSTKRHSRIHIAVLRATTHDSSAPPSDHRIAAVLSLRHITSHDAASTCIEALMDRLHSTKNAFVALKCLFIMHIIITKGSFILKDQLSIYPSFGGRNFLNLSMFRDELDSERWDLSSWVRWYAAIVEQLLAVSRFLGSPCLSTVNNKDKEKKVSTLLSRDLLSEIHVLLDFVEVISQVPESLHLQRNNLIYEIVRLASDDYRSVQHEIIFRVKELGERIPRSSYSELTQILGYLKRFESFKERLCLLFVNRNRNDALWELVCEIKMKTEEMIKEKGEIKLLKMDGTNDSSRWTRFGEEGFAVVDGGHWTRFS